The Prosthecomicrobium sp. N25 nucleotide sequence CGCCGTGGCCGGCGCCGGAGTCCTCATGGCCCTGGCGTCCGCCGCCGTGCCGTCCGCCGCTCGCGGCGAGGGCGGGCCCGCGCCCGAAAAGCTGGTCGAGATCGCCGGCCGCCTGCGCGACGGCTTCGCGGTCCCGCGCTATACGGCGCTGGCGCAGGCCGCCGCGGCGGAGCGGACCGCCTGGGACGCCTATTGCGCCGGCCCGCGCAGGCCGGCCGGGGTGGACGGCCTGAAGGCCGCCTTCGGGTCGGTGGCCGACGCCTGGGCGGCCGTGGAGGTGCTCCGCTTCGGGCCGGTCGCGGAGGGCCAGCGCTACGAGCGGATCAACCACTGGCCCGAGCGCCGCAACGCGGTCACGCGCGGGCTCGCGGGGCTGCTCGCCGGGTCCGGCGAGGACGGGCTCGCCCCGGAGACCTTCGCGCAGGCGAGCGCGGCCGTGCAGGGCCTGGCGGCCCTCGAGCGGCTCCTCTTCGACGCCGAGGCCGCCGTGCAGCTCGCGGCGCAGACGCCGGCCGGCGTGCGCCGTTGCGCGGTCGGGCAGGCGATCGCGGCCAACCTCGCCGCGGTCGCGGAGGCGGTGCGCGCCGGCTGGGCCGAGCGCTCCGATGCCGCCGCGCGCGCCGAGACGCCCGATGCGGCCCGGGAGGTGCTGACGCGCGCCGCCACCGACGTGCTGACGCTCTACCGGGCGCTGCAGGAGCAGAAGATCGGCCTGCCGCTCGGCAAGTCGCCGGTGGAGGCGAAGCCCCAGGCCGCGGAGTTCGCGCGTTCGGGCCGGGCGGCGCGCACGATCGCGTCGAACCTCGAAAGCCTGGAGGCCCTCGCCGCGCTCCTGATCGATCCCGCGCTCGACTACCGGGCCGCGACCCTGGCGACCGCCGCCTCGGCACGCTCGATCGCTGAGACGATGCCCGGCGACATCGGTCCGCTCGCGGCCGGCGCCAAGACGCGCTCGCGGGTGGTGCTGCTGAAGTCCGCGGTCGAGTCGGCCCGC carries:
- a CDS encoding imelysin family protein encodes the protein MALASAAVPSAARGEGGPAPEKLVEIAGRLRDGFAVPRYTALAQAAAAERTAWDAYCAGPRRPAGVDGLKAAFGSVADAWAAVEVLRFGPVAEGQRYERINHWPERRNAVTRGLAGLLAGSGEDGLAPETFAQASAAVQGLAALERLLFDAEAAVQLAAQTPAGVRRCAVGQAIAANLAAVAEAVRAGWAERSDAAARAETPDAAREVLTRAATDVLTLYRALQEQKIGLPLGKSPVEAKPQAAEFARSGRAARTIASNLESLEALAALLIDPALDYRAATLATAASARSIAETMPGDIGPLAAGAKTRSRVVLLKSAVESARQQAEEALPAALGITLGFNSLDGD